A genomic segment from Streptomyces sp. NBC_00654 encodes:
- a CDS encoding M23 family metallopeptidase: MSKRATIQHSTRPSVSRVRGAVLAAGLGASMVLGAGAAFASGTTSAPGTATLAAGATADSVAQQAEAQSKAATAAKQAAAKKAADAKKTAAAKKASAKKKAASWKAPVDHYELSASYGTGGARWAAKHSGQDFAVPIGTKVNAAHAGTVVKAGPNGGGDGPAYGNAVVIKHANGKYSQYAHLSKINVHIGQHVNTGQKIALSGNTGNSSGPHLHFEIRTTPNYGSALNPVSFLRSVHVSV; encoded by the coding sequence ATGTCGAAGCGCGCAACGATCCAGCACTCCACCCGCCCGTCCGTGTCCCGTGTCCGTGGCGCCGTCCTGGCCGCCGGCCTTGGTGCATCGATGGTGCTCGGTGCGGGCGCCGCGTTCGCGTCCGGCACCACGAGCGCCCCCGGCACCGCCACGCTCGCGGCCGGTGCGACGGCCGACTCGGTCGCCCAGCAGGCCGAGGCCCAGAGCAAGGCGGCCACCGCCGCCAAGCAGGCGGCGGCGAAGAAGGCGGCCGACGCGAAGAAGACGGCGGCTGCCAAGAAGGCGTCGGCCAAGAAGAAGGCCGCCTCCTGGAAGGCCCCGGTCGACCACTACGAGCTGAGCGCCAGCTACGGCACCGGCGGCGCCCGCTGGGCCGCCAAGCACTCCGGCCAGGACTTCGCCGTGCCGATCGGCACCAAGGTGAACGCCGCCCACGCCGGTACGGTCGTGAAGGCCGGCCCGAACGGCGGCGGCGACGGCCCCGCGTACGGCAACGCCGTCGTGATCAAGCACGCCAACGGCAAGTACTCGCAGTACGCGCACCTCTCGAAGATCAACGTGCACATCGGCCAGCACGTGAACACCGGCCAGAAGATCGCGCTGTCCGGCAACACCGGAAACTCCAGCGGCCCGCACCTGCACTTCGAGATCCGCACCACGCCGAACTACGGCTCCGCGCTGAACCCGGTCTCGTTCCTGCGCTCCGTGCACGTCTCGGTCTGA
- the cseC gene encoding two-component system sensor histidine kinase CseC — translation MKRLALRTGVRWKISIAIAAVGALIAVALSLVVHNAAQVSMTENAREVQLERLLGAQRFYEAMNMKSPAPKFGAKLNDPTLPPSLREEVRNNRRATHVEEYKDGVPDVWAAVPLANGDVLSLHTRFADRSATIMKDLDRALIIGSVSVVFGGCALGVLIGGQLSRRLRKAAAAAGKVAQGHTDVRVREAVGGVVRDETDELARAVDALTDALNERIEAERRVTADIAHELRTPVTGLLTAAELLPPGRPTELVRNRAQAMRTLVEDVLEVARLDSASERAELQHLQLGEFVSRRIAVLDPDIAVRVVHESWVSTDPRRLERILGNLLGNAAKHGSTPVEVTVEGRVVRVRDHGPGFPEALLREGPSRFRTGSVDRAGNGHGLGLTIAAGQARVLGARLTFRNAAPMGAAEGTGGAIAVLWLPEHAPTNTGSFPILRPEDERQPAG, via the coding sequence ATGAAGAGACTGGCCCTGCGGACCGGTGTCCGCTGGAAGATCAGCATCGCGATCGCGGCGGTCGGCGCGCTCATCGCGGTGGCGCTGAGCCTTGTCGTCCACAATGCCGCCCAGGTCTCGATGACCGAGAACGCCCGTGAGGTGCAGCTGGAGCGGCTGCTGGGCGCGCAGCGGTTCTACGAGGCGATGAACATGAAGAGCCCGGCGCCCAAGTTCGGCGCCAAGCTCAACGACCCCACGCTGCCGCCGAGCCTGCGCGAGGAGGTCCGCAACAACCGGCGGGCCACCCATGTCGAGGAGTACAAGGACGGGGTGCCCGACGTCTGGGCGGCCGTACCGCTGGCCAACGGTGACGTCCTCTCGCTGCACACCCGGTTCGCCGACCGCAGCGCCACGATCATGAAGGACCTGGACCGGGCGCTGATCATCGGCTCGGTCTCGGTGGTCTTCGGCGGCTGCGCCCTGGGCGTCCTGATCGGCGGCCAGCTCTCCCGCAGGCTGCGCAAGGCGGCGGCCGCGGCCGGGAAGGTCGCGCAGGGGCACACGGACGTCAGGGTCAGGGAGGCCGTCGGCGGGGTCGTCCGCGACGAGACGGATGAGCTGGCGCGGGCGGTCGACGCGCTGACCGACGCGCTGAACGAGCGGATCGAGGCGGAGCGCCGGGTCACCGCGGACATCGCCCACGAGCTGCGTACGCCGGTGACCGGGCTGCTCACGGCGGCCGAGCTGCTGCCGCCGGGCCGCCCCACCGAGCTGGTACGCAACCGGGCGCAGGCGATGCGCACCCTCGTCGAGGACGTGCTCGAAGTGGCGCGGCTGGACAGCGCTTCGGAGCGGGCCGAGCTCCAGCATCTGCAGCTGGGCGAGTTCGTCAGCCGGCGGATCGCCGTGCTGGACCCGGACATCGCGGTGCGGGTGGTGCACGAGTCCTGGGTCTCCACCGATCCGCGGCGCCTGGAGCGCATCCTCGGCAATCTGCTGGGCAACGCGGCCAAGCACGGGTCCACCCCGGTGGAGGTCACGGTCGAGGGCCGGGTGGTACGGGTCCGCGACCATGGACCGGGTTTCCCGGAGGCGCTGCTGCGGGAGGGGCCGAGCCGGTTCCGTACGGGCAGCGTCGACCGGGCCGGGAACGGGCACGGGCTGGGGCTGACGATCGCGGCCGGACAGGCCCGGGTGCTGGGGGCCCGGCTGACGTTCCGCAACGCGGCGCCGATGGGTGCGGCGGAGGGGACCGGCGGGGCGATCGCGGTGCTGTGGCTGCCGGAGCACGCCCCGACCAACACCGGGAGCTTCCCGATTCTCCGGCCGGAGGACGAGCGGCAGCCCGCCGGTTGA
- the disA gene encoding DNA integrity scanning diadenylate cyclase DisA, with protein MAASDRAASPGKSGQGTGNEALMRASLSAVAPGMALRDGLERILRGNTGGLIVLGMDKTVESMCTGGFVLDVEFTATRLRELCKLDGALILDKDMTKILRAGVQLVPDASIPTEETGTRHRTADRVSKACVFPVVSVSQSMRLIALYVDGERRVLEESSAILSRANQALATLERYKLRLDEVAGTLSALEIEDLVTVRDVTAVAQRLEMVRRIATEIAEYVVELGTDGRLLALQLDELIAGVEPERELVVRDYVPEPTAKRSRTVAEALTELDALTHTELLELAAVARALGYSGSPETLDSAVSPRGFRLLAKVPRLPGAIIERLVEHFGGLQKLLAASVDDLQTVDGVGEARARSVREGLSRLAESSILERYV; from the coding sequence GTGGCAGCCAGCGACCGGGCAGCATCGCCCGGAAAGTCCGGCCAAGGCACCGGCAACGAGGCGCTCATGCGCGCCTCGTTGAGCGCCGTCGCGCCCGGAATGGCCTTGCGCGACGGCCTGGAGCGCATCCTCCGGGGCAACACCGGCGGACTGATCGTCCTCGGTATGGACAAGACCGTCGAATCGATGTGCACCGGCGGCTTCGTCCTGGACGTGGAGTTCACGGCGACGCGGCTGCGCGAGCTGTGCAAGCTCGACGGCGCGCTGATCCTCGACAAGGACATGACCAAGATCCTGCGGGCCGGTGTGCAGCTGGTCCCGGACGCCTCCATCCCCACCGAGGAGACCGGCACGCGCCACCGCACGGCGGACCGGGTCTCCAAGGCGTGTGTCTTCCCGGTCGTCTCGGTCTCGCAGTCGATGCGTCTGATCGCGCTGTACGTGGACGGGGAACGGCGGGTCCTGGAGGAGTCCTCCGCGATCCTGTCCCGGGCCAACCAGGCACTCGCGACGCTGGAGCGGTACAAGCTGCGCCTCGACGAGGTCGCGGGCACGCTCTCCGCGCTGGAGATCGAGGACCTGGTGACGGTGCGGGACGTGACGGCGGTCGCCCAGCGCCTGGAGATGGTGCGGCGGATCGCGACCGAGATCGCGGAGTACGTGGTCGAGCTCGGCACCGACGGACGGTTGCTCGCGCTCCAGCTGGACGAGCTGATCGCGGGCGTCGAGCCGGAGCGCGAGCTGGTCGTGCGCGACTATGTGCCGGAGCCGACGGCCAAGCGGTCCCGCACGGTCGCCGAGGCGCTGACCGAGCTGGACGCCCTGACCCACACGGAGCTGCTGGAACTGGCCGCGGTGGCACGGGCCCTGGGGTACAGCGGTTCGCCGGAGACGCTGGACTCCGCGGTGTCCCCGCGGGGATTCCGGCTGCTGGCGAAGGTGCCGCGGCTGCCGGGCGCGATCATCGAGCGGCTGGTGGAGCACTTCGGCGGGCTGCAGAAGCTGCTGGCCGCGAGCGTGGACGATCTCCAGACCGTGGACGGGGTCGGGGAGGCGAGGGCCCGGAGCGTACGGGAGGGCCTGTCGCGGCTCGCGGAGTCGTCGATCCTGGAACGGTACGTCTAG
- a CDS encoding MDR family MFS transporter, with amino-acid sequence MAELKKASAGRTAGKPEPEPRSVRVVILALMIAMLLAMLDNLIVGTAMPTIVGDLGGMEHLSWVVTAYTLTTAVSTPIWGKLGDLYGRKSIFLTSIVIFLIGSVLSGMAQDMGQLIGFRAVQGLGAGGLMVGVMAIIGDLVPPRERGKYQGMMAGVMAIAMIGGPLVGGTITDHLGWRWSFYINLPLGAVALAMVTAVLHLPKKERSHAKIDYLGAALLTVGITAIVLVTTWGGTEYAWDSAVIMELIALGVASLVGFLFVERKAAEPIIPLHIFRNANFTLMSVIGFMAGFVMFGAVLFLPLFQQSVQGASATNSGLLLLPLLLAMMTVSLVSGRITTSTGKYKIFPIVGSALMVTGLFLLAQMDTGTSRLTSGIYMAVLGAGMGFLMQITMLVAQNSVEMKDMGVASSATTLFRTLGSSFGVAIMGALFTGRVRDEMAARGGGAATEHSAQLDAASLAKLPVPVREAYEFAVASGTHIAFLVGGSTAVVALVASLFVKEVPLRGAGPAATSDDQPPAPGAKEEAKTATKADAKTGTKASQTV; translated from the coding sequence ATGGCGGAGCTGAAGAAGGCGTCTGCGGGGCGGACGGCCGGAAAACCGGAGCCGGAGCCACGCAGCGTACGGGTGGTGATCCTCGCCCTGATGATCGCGATGCTGCTGGCCATGCTCGACAACCTGATCGTCGGCACCGCCATGCCCACGATCGTCGGTGACCTCGGGGGGATGGAACATCTTTCCTGGGTGGTCACCGCCTACACCCTGACCACTGCGGTCTCCACCCCCATCTGGGGCAAGCTCGGCGACCTGTACGGCCGCAAGAGCATCTTCCTCACATCCATCGTGATCTTCCTGATCGGCTCCGTGCTGAGCGGCATGGCCCAGGACATGGGCCAGCTCATCGGCTTCCGCGCGGTGCAGGGCCTCGGCGCGGGCGGTCTCATGGTCGGCGTCATGGCGATCATCGGTGATCTGGTGCCGCCCCGGGAGCGTGGCAAGTACCAGGGCATGATGGCCGGAGTGATGGCCATCGCCATGATCGGCGGCCCGCTGGTCGGCGGCACCATCACCGACCACCTCGGCTGGCGCTGGAGCTTCTACATCAACCTGCCGCTCGGCGCGGTCGCCCTCGCCATGGTCACCGCCGTGCTGCATCTGCCGAAGAAGGAGCGGTCGCACGCGAAGATCGACTACCTGGGCGCGGCACTGCTCACCGTAGGCATCACCGCGATCGTCCTGGTCACCACCTGGGGCGGTACGGAGTACGCCTGGGACTCGGCCGTGATCATGGAGCTCATCGCGCTCGGCGTGGCCTCCCTCGTCGGCTTCCTCTTCGTCGAGCGCAAGGCGGCGGAGCCGATCATCCCGCTGCACATCTTCCGCAACGCCAACTTCACCCTCATGTCGGTCATCGGCTTCATGGCGGGCTTCGTGATGTTCGGCGCGGTGCTCTTCCTGCCGCTGTTCCAGCAGTCGGTGCAGGGCGCGTCCGCGACCAACTCCGGACTGCTGCTCCTGCCGCTGCTCCTGGCGATGATGACCGTCTCGCTGGTCTCCGGACGGATCACCACCAGCACCGGCAAGTACAAGATCTTCCCCATCGTGGGCAGCGCCCTGATGGTGACCGGTCTCTTCCTGCTCGCCCAGATGGACACCGGCACCTCGCGCCTCACCTCGGGCATCTACATGGCGGTGCTCGGCGCGGGCATGGGCTTCCTGATGCAGATCACCATGCTCGTCGCACAGAACAGCGTCGAGATGAAAGACATGGGAGTCGCCTCGTCCGCGACCACCCTGTTCCGTACGCTCGGCAGTTCCTTCGGCGTCGCCATCATGGGCGCGCTGTTCACCGGCCGGGTGCGGGACGAGATGGCGGCGCGCGGCGGCGGGGCGGCCACCGAGCACTCCGCCCAGCTGGACGCGGCCAGTCTGGCCAAGCTGCCGGTCCCGGTGCGCGAGGCGTACGAGTTCGCGGTGGCCTCGGGCACCCATATCGCCTTCCTGGTCGGCGGCTCGACCGCGGTGGTGGCCCTGGTGGCCTCGCTGTTCGTCAAGGAGGTCCCGCTGCGGGGCGCGGGCCCGGCGGCCACCTCCGACGACCAGCCCCCGGCGCCCGGCGCGAAGGAAGAGGCGAAGACCGCGACGAAGGCCGACGCGAAGACAGGGACGAAGGCGTCGCAGACCGTCTGA
- a CDS encoding TetR/AcrR family transcriptional regulator: MGSAPHTRRGNTRQRIQDVALRLFAEQGYEKTSLREIAEQLDVTKAALYYHFKTKEDILKSIFDDLNRPVEELIVWGESQPRTLETKKEILTRYSEALAGAAPLFRFMQENQATVRDLSIGHTIKNRVVTLVNLIRDDDAPLTDQVRCFSALFTLHAGMFAMNDVDGDPEDKRKAVLEVAVELVTRAHDPGAGSGA; the protein is encoded by the coding sequence ATGGGCAGCGCGCCGCACACGCGCCGGGGCAACACGCGCCAGCGCATTCAGGACGTCGCGCTGAGGCTCTTCGCCGAGCAGGGGTACGAAAAGACCTCGCTGCGCGAGATCGCGGAACAGCTGGATGTCACCAAGGCCGCGCTCTACTACCACTTCAAGACCAAGGAAGACATCCTCAAGAGCATCTTCGACGATCTCAACCGTCCGGTCGAGGAGCTGATCGTCTGGGGCGAGTCGCAGCCACGCACCCTGGAGACGAAGAAGGAGATCCTGACCCGCTACAGCGAGGCGCTGGCCGGCGCCGCCCCGCTCTTCCGCTTCATGCAGGAGAACCAGGCGACCGTGCGCGACCTGAGCATCGGCCACACGATCAAGAACCGGGTCGTGACGCTGGTGAATCTGATCAGGGACGACGACGCACCGCTCACCGACCAGGTGCGCTGCTTCAGCGCGCTGTTCACGCTGCACGCCGGGATGTTCGCCATGAACGACGTCGACGGCGACCCCGAGGACAAGCGCAAGGCTGTCCTCGAAGTCGCCGTCGAACTGGTGACGCGGGCCCACGACCCGGGCGCCGGATCCGGGGCTTGA
- a CDS encoding A/G-specific adenine glycosylase, with protein sequence MTAMTSTHMPPTSLHTPVIGWFEQHARDLPWRRPEAGAWGVMVSEFMLQQTPVSRVLPVYEQWLARWPRPADLAAEAPGEAVRAWGRLGYPRRALRLHGAAQAITERHGGDVPSEHNQLLALPGIGEYTAAAVASFAYGQRHAVLDTNVRRVFARAASGIQYPPNATTAAERKLARTLLPEEDERAARWAAATMELGALVCTARNEDCSKCPIASQCAWLLAGKPPHQGPARRGQTYAGTDRQVRGRLLAVLREAVNPVPQAALDAVWDEPVQRARALDGLVSDGLVEPLPDGLYRLPLT encoded by the coding sequence ATGACTGCCATGACTTCGACACACATGCCCCCCACGTCCCTCCACACCCCCGTCATCGGGTGGTTCGAGCAGCACGCCCGCGATCTGCCCTGGCGCCGCCCCGAAGCGGGCGCCTGGGGCGTGATGGTGAGCGAGTTCATGCTGCAGCAGACCCCGGTGAGCCGGGTCCTCCCGGTCTACGAACAGTGGCTGGCCCGCTGGCCGCGCCCCGCCGACCTGGCCGCCGAGGCGCCCGGTGAAGCGGTCCGCGCCTGGGGCCGGCTCGGCTACCCCCGCCGGGCGCTGCGCCTGCACGGCGCCGCGCAGGCGATAACGGAACGGCACGGCGGCGACGTACCGAGCGAGCACAACCAGCTGCTGGCCCTGCCCGGGATCGGCGAGTACACGGCGGCGGCCGTGGCCTCGTTCGCGTACGGGCAGCGGCACGCGGTGCTCGATACGAACGTCCGCCGGGTGTTCGCCCGCGCCGCGTCCGGCATTCAGTACCCGCCGAACGCGACGACCGCCGCCGAACGCAAGCTCGCCAGGACACTGCTCCCCGAGGAGGACGAACGCGCGGCGCGCTGGGCGGCCGCGACGATGGAGCTCGGCGCACTGGTGTGCACCGCCAGGAACGAGGACTGCTCGAAGTGCCCGATCGCCTCGCAGTGCGCCTGGCTGCTGGCCGGGAAGCCCCCGCACCAGGGGCCCGCCCGCCGCGGGCAGACGTACGCCGGTACGGACCGGCAGGTACGCGGCCGGCTGCTCGCGGTCCTGCGTGAGGCGGTGAACCCCGTTCCGCAGGCCGCGCTCGACGCGGTGTGGGACGAGCCGGTGCAGCGGGCCAGGGCGCTGGACGGGCTGGTGTCCGACGGGCTGGTCGAGCCGTTGCCCGACGGTCTGTACCGGCTGCCGCTGACCTGA
- the radA gene encoding DNA repair protein RadA yields the protein MAARTKSAKDRPSYRCTECGWTTAKWLGRCPECQAWGTVEEFGGAPAVRTTAAGRVSTAAVPIGQVDSRQATARSTGVSELDRVLGGGLVPGAVVLLAGEPGVGKSTLLLDVAAKAASGDHRTLYVTAEESASQVRMRADRIRAINDHLFLAAETDLSAVLGHLDAVKPSLLVLDSVQTVASPEIDGAPGGMAQVREVAGALIRASKERGMATLLVGHVTKDGAIAGPRLLEHLVDVVLSFEGDRHARLRLVRGVKNRYGATDEVGCFELHDEGITGLADPSGLFLTRRDAPVPGTCLTVTLEGKRPLVAEVQALTVDSQIPSPRRTTSGLETSRVSMMLAVLEQRGRISALGKRDIYSATVGGVKLTEPAADLAIALALASAASDTPLPKNLVAIGEVGLAGEVRRVTGVQRRLAEAHRLGFTHALVPTDPGKVPAGMKVTEVADMGDALRALPRRSRTEAPREDNARR from the coding sequence ATGGCTGCCCGTACGAAATCCGCGAAGGACCGGCCGTCCTACCGCTGCACCGAGTGCGGCTGGACCACCGCCAAGTGGCTCGGCCGCTGCCCCGAGTGCCAGGCCTGGGGGACGGTCGAGGAGTTCGGCGGCGCCCCCGCCGTGCGGACCACCGCGGCCGGCCGGGTCTCCACCGCCGCCGTCCCGATCGGTCAGGTCGACAGCCGCCAGGCCACCGCGCGCTCGACCGGCGTGAGCGAGCTGGACCGGGTGCTGGGCGGCGGGCTCGTGCCCGGCGCCGTCGTGCTGCTGGCGGGCGAGCCGGGCGTCGGCAAGTCGACGCTGCTGCTGGACGTGGCCGCCAAGGCGGCGAGCGGCGACCACCGCACGCTCTATGTCACCGCCGAGGAGTCCGCGAGTCAGGTCCGGATGCGCGCCGACCGGATCCGGGCGATCAACGACCACCTCTTCCTCGCGGCGGAGACCGATCTGTCCGCGGTGCTCGGCCATCTGGACGCGGTCAAGCCCTCGCTGCTCGTCCTCGACTCCGTCCAGACCGTCGCCTCGCCCGAGATCGACGGCGCCCCGGGAGGCATGGCCCAGGTCCGCGAGGTCGCCGGAGCGCTCATCAGGGCGTCCAAGGAGCGCGGGATGGCCACGCTCCTGGTCGGCCATGTCACCAAGGACGGCGCGATCGCCGGACCCCGGCTGCTGGAGCACCTCGTCGACGTGGTGCTCTCCTTCGAGGGCGACCGCCATGCCCGGCTCCGTCTGGTGCGCGGCGTCAAGAACCGTTACGGGGCGACCGACGAGGTCGGCTGCTTCGAACTCCACGACGAGGGCATCACCGGACTCGCGGACCCGTCGGGCCTCTTCCTCACCCGCCGGGACGCACCGGTGCCCGGCACCTGTCTGACCGTCACCCTGGAGGGCAAGCGGCCGCTCGTCGCCGAGGTGCAGGCGCTCACCGTCGACTCCCAGATCCCTTCACCCCGGCGCACGACCTCCGGCCTGGAGACCTCCCGGGTATCGATGATGCTGGCCGTGCTGGAGCAGCGCGGCCGCATCAGCGCGCTCGGCAAGCGGGACATCTACAGCGCGACGGTCGGCGGCGTGAAGCTCACCGAACCGGCGGCGGACCTGGCGATCGCGCTCGCCCTGGCCAGCGCCGCCAGTGACACACCGCTCCCGAAGAACCTGGTGGCGATCGGTGAGGTGGGCCTCGCGGGCGAGGTCAGACGGGTCACCGGCGTCCAGCGCAGACTGGCCGAGGCACACCGTCTCGGCTTCACCCACGCCCTGGTTCCGACCGACCCGGGGAAGGTCCCGGCCGGTATGAAGGTCACGGAAGTCGCCGACATGGGCGACGCTCTGAGAGCACTCCCGCGCCGGTCTCGCACGGAGGCACCACGGGAGGACAACGCGCGCCGGTAG
- a CDS encoding Ppx/GppA phosphatase family protein produces the protein MRLGVLDVGSNTVHLLVVDAHPGARPLPAHSHKAELRLAELLDKDGSIGPPGVDRLVSTIAGAVQAAEDKGCEDVLAFATSAVREATNADRVLARVRDETGVDLAVLSGEEEARLTFLAARRWFGWSAGKLLVLDIGGGSLEIAFGIDEEPDAAVSLPLGAGRLSAAWLPADPADPAEVKALRRHVRARIARSVGEFTRLGRPDHVVATSKTFKQLARIAGAARSTEGLYVQRSLSRKALEDWVPKLAAMTVEERGRLPGVSEGRAAQLLAGALVAEGTMDLFGVEELEICPWALREGVILRRLDHLPAEQAALR, from the coding sequence ATGAGACTCGGAGTCCTCGACGTGGGGTCGAACACGGTTCATCTGCTGGTGGTGGACGCCCACCCCGGCGCCCGCCCGCTGCCCGCGCACTCGCACAAGGCGGAGCTTCGGCTGGCCGAACTCCTCGACAAGGACGGCTCCATCGGCCCTCCGGGCGTGGACCGGCTGGTGTCGACCATCGCCGGGGCGGTCCAGGCCGCCGAGGACAAGGGGTGCGAGGACGTCCTGGCGTTCGCCACGTCCGCGGTGCGCGAGGCGACCAACGCGGACAGGGTGCTGGCCCGGGTGCGCGACGAGACGGGCGTCGACCTCGCCGTCCTCAGCGGTGAGGAGGAGGCCCGGCTCACCTTCCTCGCCGCGCGCCGGTGGTTCGGCTGGTCGGCAGGGAAACTGCTGGTCCTGGACATCGGCGGCGGTTCCCTGGAGATCGCGTTCGGCATCGACGAGGAGCCCGACGCCGCGGTGTCCCTGCCCCTCGGCGCCGGGCGCCTCAGCGCGGCCTGGCTGCCGGCCGACCCGGCGGACCCGGCGGAGGTGAAGGCGCTGCGCCGCCATGTACGGGCCAGGATCGCCCGGAGCGTCGGCGAGTTCACCCGCCTCGGCCGCCCCGACCATGTCGTCGCCACCTCCAAGACCTTCAAGCAGCTCGCCAGGATCGCGGGCGCCGCGCGTTCCACCGAGGGGCTGTACGTACAGCGCTCCCTCAGCCGCAAGGCCCTGGAGGACTGGGTGCCGAAGCTGGCGGCGATGACCGTCGAGGAGCGGGGCCGGCTGCCCGGGGTCTCCGAGGGACGCGCCGCACAGCTGCTCGCCGGGGCGCTGGTGGCGGAGGGGACGATGGACCTGTTCGGAGTCGAGGAGCTGGAGATCTGCCCCTGGGCGCTGCGCGAGGGCGTCATCCTGCGCCGCCTGGACCACCTCCCGGCGGAACAGGCCGCGCTGCGCTGA
- the cseB gene encoding two-component system response regulator CseB — MAETHVLFVEDDDVIREATQLALERVGFAVTAMPDGLSGLEAFRADRPDIALLDVMVPGLDGVSLCRRIRDESTVPVIMLSARADSIDVVLGLEAGADDYVTKPFDGAVLVARIRAVLRRFGHAAGAGGQPGGTDAEAPAEGGVLAFGDLEVDTEGMEVRRGGEQVALTPTEMRLLLEFSSAPGTVLSRDRLLERVWDYGWGGDTRVVDVHVQRLRTKIGQDRIETVRGFGYKLRA, encoded by the coding sequence ATGGCCGAGACCCATGTCCTCTTCGTCGAGGACGACGACGTCATCCGTGAGGCCACCCAGCTCGCCCTGGAGCGGGTCGGTTTCGCGGTCACCGCGATGCCCGACGGGCTCTCCGGCCTGGAGGCCTTCCGGGCCGACCGGCCGGACATCGCCCTGCTCGACGTGATGGTGCCGGGGCTCGACGGGGTGAGCCTGTGCCGCCGTATCCGGGACGAGTCGACCGTGCCCGTGATCATGCTGTCGGCGCGGGCCGACTCCATCGATGTCGTACTCGGCCTGGAGGCCGGGGCGGACGACTACGTCACCAAGCCCTTCGACGGTGCCGTGCTCGTCGCCCGTATCCGGGCGGTGCTGCGGCGCTTCGGCCACGCGGCCGGCGCGGGCGGGCAGCCGGGCGGTACGGATGCGGAGGCACCGGCCGAGGGCGGGGTGCTGGCCTTCGGTGATCTGGAGGTCGACACCGAGGGCATGGAGGTACGGCGCGGGGGCGAGCAGGTGGCGCTGACGCCGACCGAGATGCGGCTGCTGCTGGAGTTCTCGTCCGCGCCCGGCACCGTGCTCTCCCGCGACCGGCTCCTGGAGCGGGTCTGGGACTACGGCTGGGGCGGTGACACCCGGGTCGTGGACGTGCATGTGCAGCGGCTGCGCACCAAGATCGGACAGGACCGGATCGAGACCGTCCGCGGCTTCGGCTACAAGCTCCGGGCATGA
- a CDS encoding SigE family RNA polymerase sigma factor encodes MAQGEVLEFEDYVRTRQEALLRSARRLVPDPVDAQDLLQTALVRTYGRWDGIADKSLADAYLRRVMINTRTEWWRARKLEEIPTEQLPDASVEDGTEQRADRALLMDILGVLAPKQRSVVVLRHWEQMSTEETAAALGMSAGTVKSTLHRALARLRQELESREIMSREAVGREAGDRRAAAARPSGPTTVVAARVHTSAPRDRRHDERGRERCAA; translated from the coding sequence ATGGCGCAGGGCGAGGTGCTCGAGTTCGAGGACTACGTACGCACCCGGCAGGAGGCTCTGCTCCGCAGCGCCCGCCGTCTGGTCCCCGACCCGGTGGACGCGCAGGACCTGCTGCAGACCGCTCTGGTGCGTACGTACGGCCGCTGGGACGGCATCGCCGACAAGTCCCTCGCCGACGCCTATCTGCGCCGCGTCATGATCAACACGCGTACCGAGTGGTGGCGGGCCCGCAAGCTGGAGGAGATCCCCACCGAGCAGCTGCCGGACGCGAGCGTCGAGGACGGCACCGAGCAACGCGCCGACCGCGCCCTGCTGATGGACATCCTGGGCGTCCTGGCTCCCAAGCAGCGCAGCGTCGTCGTGCTGCGACACTGGGAACAGATGAGCACGGAGGAGACGGCTGCCGCGCTGGGCATGTCGGCCGGTACGGTGAAGAGCACGCTGCACCGGGCACTGGCGCGACTGCGTCAGGAGCTGGAGAGCCGCGAGATCATGAGCCGTGAGGCGGTCGGCCGCGAGGCCGGGGACCGCCGGGCGGCGGCAGCCCGTCCCTCCGGCCCCACCACGGTCGTGGCGGCCCGGGTGCACACATCGGCGCCGCGGGACCGGCGCCACGACGAGCGGGGGCGGGAGCGGTGCGCGGCCTGA